The proteins below come from a single Streptomyces sp. SCSIO 75703 genomic window:
- a CDS encoding pirin family protein, which produces MSNLDREAVPALCGGRGFVVAEPVRELLSPRHVQLGESTEVRRLLPNLGRRMVGAWCFVDHYGPDDIADEPGMQVPPHPHMGLQTVSWLHQGEVLHRDSTGSLQTIRPRQLGLMTSGRAISHSEESPRSHARYLHGAQLWVALPDGHRHTDPHFEFHSELPQVTAPGLTATLLLGELDGAASPGTTYTPIIGADLALSGGADVRLPLEPDFEYAVLSMSGEVHVDGVPVLPGSMLYLGCGRDELPLRAESDAGLMLLGGEPFEEELIMFWNWIGRSQDEIEQARRDWMEGTRFGEVKGYDGAPLPAPELPPVPLKPRGRVR; this is translated from the coding sequence ATGAGCAATCTCGATCGCGAGGCGGTCCCCGCCCTGTGCGGCGGCCGCGGCTTCGTGGTGGCGGAGCCCGTACGGGAACTCCTCAGCCCCCGTCACGTCCAGCTCGGCGAGTCCACCGAGGTCCGGCGCCTCCTGCCCAACCTGGGCCGGCGCATGGTCGGCGCCTGGTGTTTCGTCGATCACTACGGCCCGGACGACATCGCCGACGAGCCCGGCATGCAGGTGCCGCCCCACCCGCACATGGGCCTGCAGACGGTGAGCTGGCTGCACCAGGGCGAGGTCCTGCACCGGGACTCCACCGGCAGTCTCCAGACGATCCGCCCGCGCCAGCTCGGCCTGATGACCTCCGGCCGGGCGATCAGCCACTCGGAGGAGAGCCCGCGCTCGCACGCCCGCTACCTGCACGGCGCCCAGCTCTGGGTCGCCCTGCCGGACGGGCACCGCCACACCGACCCGCACTTCGAGTTCCACTCCGAGCTGCCCCAGGTGACGGCGCCGGGGCTGACGGCCACCCTGCTCCTCGGCGAGCTGGACGGTGCGGCCTCGCCGGGCACCACGTACACGCCGATCATCGGCGCCGACCTGGCGCTGAGCGGCGGCGCGGACGTACGTCTCCCGCTGGAGCCGGACTTCGAGTACGCGGTCCTGTCCATGTCCGGCGAGGTCCACGTCGACGGTGTCCCGGTCCTGCCGGGCTCGATGCTCTACCTCGGCTGCGGCCGCGACGAACTCCCCCTGCGCGCCGAGTCCGACGCGGGCCTGATGCTGCTCGGCGGCGAGCCCTTCGAAGAAGAGCTGATCATGTTCTGGAACTGGATCGGCCGGTCGCAGGACGAGATCGAGCAGGCCCGCCGGGACTGGATGGAGGGGACGCGCTTCGGGGAGGTCAAGGGGTACGACGGGGCTCCGCTGCCGGCCCCCGAGCTCCCGCCGGTGCCACTGAAGCCGCGCGGAAGGGTGCGTTGA
- a CDS encoding LacI family DNA-binding transcriptional regulator yields MVQIPRTPDPAPPAPLTVPTSTDVARRAGVSRATVSYVLNGSGTVRISEPTRRRVRQAARELGYVPHAAARALRSGHSRMVLVTAPSYPAGPLYHRFLDELQWALGRLGYTVVQHGTGPRHGTRGPHGDDAARAWAELRPVAVLVPGSGLRPDAVDLLRRSGARAVLTLGPETVPGAHALITDHEAVGHRAGRHLYDRGRRRIGVVVPAEAGHEVFATPRLAGVRRAVAGTTATVTELPLAYTEGAAARLAAEWGPLGPDAVFAYNDEYAMLLMRALQDAGLRVPEDVALLGADDLMLGRLLRPRLSTVHLELPSGRDLAALVDRAVRDPAAPPERHTVLGARVVHRESS; encoded by the coding sequence ATGGTGCAGATTCCGAGAACACCCGACCCCGCGCCTCCGGCGCCCCTCACCGTCCCCACGAGCACCGACGTGGCCCGCCGGGCCGGCGTCTCCCGCGCGACCGTCTCCTACGTCCTCAACGGCAGCGGCACCGTCCGGATCAGCGAACCCACCCGCCGCCGCGTCCGGCAGGCCGCCAGAGAACTGGGCTACGTCCCCCACGCCGCCGCCCGCGCCCTGCGCTCCGGACACAGCCGCATGGTCCTGGTGACCGCCCCCTCCTACCCGGCCGGCCCCCTCTACCACCGCTTCCTCGACGAACTCCAGTGGGCCCTCGGCCGGCTCGGCTACACCGTCGTCCAGCACGGCACCGGCCCCCGCCACGGCACCCGCGGCCCCCACGGCGACGACGCCGCCCGTGCCTGGGCCGAACTCCGCCCGGTCGCCGTCCTGGTGCCCGGCTCCGGGCTGCGCCCCGACGCCGTCGACCTGCTCAGACGCTCCGGCGCCCGCGCCGTCCTCACCCTCGGCCCGGAGACCGTCCCGGGCGCCCACGCCCTGATCACCGACCACGAGGCCGTCGGCCACCGCGCCGGCCGCCACCTGTACGACCGCGGCCGCCGCCGCATCGGCGTCGTCGTCCCCGCCGAAGCGGGCCACGAGGTCTTCGCCACGCCGCGCCTCGCCGGTGTCCGCCGCGCCGTCGCCGGCACCACCGCCACCGTCACCGAACTGCCCCTCGCCTACACCGAGGGCGCCGCAGCCCGGCTCGCCGCCGAATGGGGCCCGCTCGGCCCCGACGCGGTCTTCGCCTACAACGACGAGTACGCCATGCTGCTCATGCGCGCCCTCCAGGACGCCGGCCTGCGCGTCCCCGAGGACGTCGCCCTGCTCGGCGCGGACGACCTGATGCTCGGCCGCCTGCTGCGGCCCCGCCTGAGCACCGTCCACCTGGAACTGCCCTCCGGCCGCGACCTCGCCGCCCTGGTCGACCGCGCGGTCCGCGACCCCGCCGCCCCGCCCGAGCGGCACACCGTGCTGGGCGCCCGGGTGGTGCACCGCGAGTCGAGCTGA
- a CDS encoding tetratricopeptide repeat protein, with protein MDTTYYEHGTPAERWERARQFFEAADYAAAARVLGGLVDEVPGETGPRLLLARSYYHSAQLRRAEAELRVIVERDPVEHYARLMLGRTLERQGRQEEAETHLRIAAALTGDFPENAPARA; from the coding sequence GTGGACACGACGTACTACGAGCACGGAACGCCCGCCGAGCGCTGGGAGCGCGCCCGGCAGTTCTTCGAGGCCGCGGACTACGCCGCCGCCGCGCGGGTCCTCGGCGGGCTCGTCGACGAGGTGCCCGGCGAGACCGGGCCGCGGCTGCTGCTGGCCCGCTCCTACTACCACTCGGCCCAGTTGCGGCGCGCCGAGGCCGAGCTGCGCGTCATCGTGGAACGCGATCCGGTCGAGCACTACGCCCGGCTGATGCTGGGCCGCACCCTCGAACGGCAGGGGCGTCAGGAGGAGGCGGAGACGCACCTGCGGATCGCCGCCGCGCTCACCGGGGACTTCCCCGAGAACGCCCCGGCGCGCGCCTGA
- a CDS encoding NAD(P)-dependent oxidoreductase, with the protein MTEKPTVTVLGTGIMGAAMARNLARAGHPVTAWNRSRAKAEPLAADGIRIADTPEDAVRDAGTVLTMLYDGPAALDVMRRAAPGLRSGAAWVQSATAGIDAIGALADFARAHGLVFFDAPVLGTRAPAEAGRLLVLAAGPSGVRDAVTPVFDAIGSRTVWTGEDGAAGSATRLKLVANSWLIAATNALGEVLALAGALDVDPDRFFDAISGGPLDMGYLHAKAKLIRDGALSPPQFAVDTAAKDARLIVEAGTRHGIRLDVAEAGAGRLERASAQGHGDQDMAASYYASFGGEPSR; encoded by the coding sequence ATGACCGAGAAACCCACCGTGACCGTCCTGGGCACCGGCATCATGGGCGCCGCCATGGCCCGCAACCTCGCCCGCGCCGGACACCCTGTGACCGCGTGGAACCGCAGCCGGGCCAAGGCCGAACCCCTCGCCGCCGACGGCATCCGGATCGCCGACACCCCCGAGGACGCCGTCCGGGACGCCGGCACCGTCCTGACCATGCTCTACGACGGCCCGGCCGCCCTGGACGTCATGCGCAGGGCCGCGCCCGGACTGCGGTCCGGCGCCGCCTGGGTGCAGTCGGCCACCGCCGGCATCGACGCCATCGGCGCACTGGCCGACTTCGCGCGCGCCCACGGCCTGGTCTTCTTCGACGCGCCCGTGCTCGGCACGAGGGCGCCCGCCGAGGCCGGCCGGCTCCTCGTCCTCGCCGCCGGGCCCAGCGGCGTCCGTGACGCGGTCACGCCCGTCTTCGACGCGATCGGCTCCCGCACCGTGTGGACCGGCGAGGACGGCGCCGCCGGCAGCGCCACCCGGCTCAAACTCGTCGCCAACAGCTGGCTCATCGCGGCGACCAACGCGCTCGGCGAGGTCCTCGCCCTCGCCGGGGCGCTGGACGTGGACCCGGACCGCTTCTTCGACGCCATCTCCGGCGGACCGCTCGACATGGGCTACCTGCACGCCAAGGCCAAGCTGATCCGCGACGGGGCCCTGTCCCCGCCCCAGTTCGCCGTCGACACCGCGGCCAAGGACGCCCGGCTCATCGTCGAGGCCGGCACGCGCCACGGCATCCGCCTCGATGTCGCCGAGGCCGGCGCCGGCCGGCTGGAACGGGCCTCCGCGCAGGGCCACGGCGACCAGGACATGGCCGCCTCCTACTACGCCAGCTTCGGCGGAGAACCCTCCCGCTGA
- a CDS encoding NAD(P)H-dependent oxidoreductase — translation MSVRILALVGSLRAGSHNRQLAEAAVGLAPEGAEVQVYEGLADIPFYNEDLDVEGRVPAAAARLRETAGSSDAFLLFSPEYNGTIPAVLKNAIDWLSRPFGAGAFGGKPVAVIGTAFGQYGGVWAQDETRKSVGIAGGKVLEDVKLSIPGSVTRFAETHPADDAEVAGQLSEVIARLHGHAAEAVAA, via the coding sequence ATGTCTGTCCGCATCCTCGCGCTCGTCGGCAGCCTTCGCGCCGGTTCGCACAACCGTCAGCTCGCGGAGGCCGCCGTCGGGCTCGCCCCCGAGGGCGCGGAGGTCCAGGTGTACGAGGGCCTCGCCGACATCCCCTTCTACAACGAGGACCTCGACGTCGAGGGCCGGGTGCCGGCCGCCGCGGCCCGCCTGCGCGAGACCGCCGGCTCCTCCGACGCCTTCCTGCTGTTCTCGCCCGAGTACAACGGCACGATTCCGGCCGTCCTGAAGAACGCCATCGACTGGCTGTCGCGCCCCTTCGGCGCCGGCGCCTTCGGCGGCAAGCCCGTCGCCGTGATCGGCACCGCCTTCGGCCAGTACGGCGGCGTGTGGGCGCAGGACGAGACCCGCAAGTCGGTGGGCATCGCCGGCGGCAAGGTCCTGGAGGACGTCAAGCTCTCCATCCCCGGTTCGGTGACCCGCTTCGCCGAGACCCACCCGGCCGACGACGCCGAGGTCGCGGGGCAGCTCTCCGAGGTGATCGCCCGCCTGCACGGCCACGCCGCCGAGGCCGTCGCCGCCTGA
- a CDS encoding peptide deformylase: protein MGTPNDHASLAERVEALVGAGGPVPIVAAGDPVLRRPAEPYDGQLGPALLARFVEALRLTMHAAPGVGLAAPQVGVGLRIAVIEDPATVPEEVRTARARVPVPFRVLVNPVYAPVGGDRAAFYEGCLSVPGWQAVVARPVSVRLTGLDERGRPLDEVVTGWPARIVQHETDHLDGTLYVDRAEPRSLASHQAVAERWAQPTAERAAAALGFNLP, encoded by the coding sequence ATGGGAACCCCGAATGATCACGCGTCCCTCGCCGAACGGGTCGAGGCGCTGGTCGGCGCCGGTGGGCCGGTGCCGATCGTCGCGGCCGGCGATCCGGTGCTGCGCCGTCCCGCCGAACCGTACGACGGCCAGTTGGGGCCCGCGCTGCTCGCCCGGTTCGTCGAGGCGCTGCGGCTCACCATGCACGCGGCACCGGGCGTGGGCCTGGCCGCGCCGCAGGTGGGCGTGGGGCTGAGGATCGCGGTGATCGAGGACCCGGCGACGGTCCCGGAGGAGGTGCGCACGGCCCGCGCGCGCGTGCCGGTGCCCTTCCGGGTGCTGGTCAACCCCGTGTACGCACCGGTCGGCGGCGACCGGGCCGCGTTCTACGAGGGCTGTCTGAGCGTGCCGGGCTGGCAGGCCGTCGTGGCGCGGCCGGTGTCGGTGCGGCTGACCGGGCTGGACGAGCGCGGGCGCCCGCTGGACGAGGTGGTCACCGGCTGGCCAGCGCGGATCGTGCAGCACGAGACGGACCACCTGGACGGCACGCTGTACGTGGACCGGGCGGAGCCGCGCTCGCTCGCGTCGCACCAGGCGGTGGCCGAGCGCTGGGCCCAGCCGACAGCGGAGCGGGCCGCCGCGGCCCTCGGCTTCAACCTGCCCTGA
- a CDS encoding DUF6343 family protein: MSDRRPHGATDPVPRARSGVIGRRFPRTGTEPVTAQSPLGLRLLLSGVFLPLFVAGTAYFAVWAADSGSGDTPSRGALVVFAIVCAALALLAAADLLVVLRRLRRERGTPSPAP; encoded by the coding sequence ATGAGCGACCGACGCCCCCACGGCGCCACGGACCCGGTCCCCCGCGCCCGCTCCGGCGTGATCGGCCGCCGCTTCCCGCGCACCGGCACCGAGCCGGTCACCGCGCAGAGCCCGCTCGGCCTGCGCCTGCTGCTGTCCGGCGTCTTCCTGCCGCTCTTCGTGGCGGGCACCGCCTACTTCGCGGTGTGGGCCGCGGACTCCGGCTCCGGCGACACCCCGAGCCGCGGGGCCCTCGTCGTCTTCGCCATCGTCTGCGCGGCGCTCGCCCTGCTCGCCGCGGCGGACCTGCTGGTCGTCCTGCGCCGCCTGCGCCGCGAACGCGGGACCCCCTCGCCGGCCCCCTGA
- a CDS encoding CBS domain-containing protein codes for MTRRIRDVMSPAAAAVEPMTTVARAALLMREEDVGDLLVTYDCDLFGVLTDRDIVLRAVAEGRDPGTTTVGAVCTPPPVVTLAPEDTTDHAADLMRRHAVRRLPVVERGGVPVGVVSLGDLAVAEDPGSALADISRAAPDH; via the coding sequence ATGACACGGCGGATACGGGACGTGATGTCACCGGCGGCAGCGGCCGTCGAACCCATGACCACGGTGGCGCGGGCCGCCCTGCTGATGCGCGAGGAGGACGTCGGGGACCTCCTGGTCACCTACGACTGCGACCTGTTCGGTGTGCTCACCGACCGGGACATCGTGCTGCGCGCCGTCGCGGAGGGCCGCGACCCCGGCACCACCACGGTGGGCGCGGTCTGCACGCCGCCGCCCGTGGTGACCCTCGCCCCCGAGGACACCACCGACCACGCGGCCGACCTGATGCGGCGCCACGCCGTCCGCCGGCTCCCCGTCGTGGAGCGGGGCGGCGTCCCGGTCGGCGTCGTCTCCCTCGGCGACCTCGCCGTCGCGGAGGACCCCGGCTCGGCGCTGGCGGACATCAGCCGGGCCGCCCCCGACCACTGA
- a CDS encoding PPOX class F420-dependent oxidoreductase: MSRPPLPPEAVALLRRPNPCVMATVRADGAPVSTPTWYLWEDDGRVLVNLDEGRVRLGHLRRDPRMSLTVLDADSWYTHVTLIGRVAELRDDTGLVDIDRLSVHYGGKPYPVRDRGRVSALVEVERWHGWGTLKDSDQASG; encoded by the coding sequence ATGTCCAGGCCGCCGCTTCCGCCCGAGGCCGTCGCCCTGCTGCGCCGCCCCAACCCCTGCGTCATGGCCACCGTCCGCGCCGACGGCGCCCCCGTCTCCACGCCCACCTGGTACCTGTGGGAGGACGACGGCCGGGTCCTGGTCAACCTCGACGAGGGCCGCGTACGCCTCGGGCACCTGCGCCGCGACCCCCGGATGTCGCTCACCGTGCTCGACGCGGACTCCTGGTACACCCACGTCACCCTCATCGGCCGCGTCGCCGAACTCCGCGACGACACCGGGCTCGTGGACATCGACCGGCTCTCCGTCCACTACGGCGGCAAGCCCTACCCGGTACGCGACCGGGGCCGGGTCAGCGCCCTCGTCGAGGTCGAGCGCTGGCACGGCTGGGGCACCCTGAAGGACAGCGACCAGGCGTCGGGCTGA
- the trxA gene encoding thioredoxin, whose amino-acid sequence MSSTVELTKENFDQTVTDNEFVLIDFWASWCGPCRQFAPVYEKAAENNPDLVFGKVDTEAQPELAAAFGIQSIPTLMIVRDQVAVFAQPGALPEEALTDVIGQARRLDMDEVRKSVAEQQAQAGQAGTDGQAG is encoded by the coding sequence ATGAGCAGCACCGTGGAGCTGACCAAGGAGAACTTCGACCAGACGGTCACGGACAACGAGTTCGTCCTGATCGACTTCTGGGCGTCCTGGTGCGGCCCGTGCCGTCAGTTCGCCCCGGTCTACGAGAAGGCCGCCGAGAACAACCCGGACCTGGTGTTCGGCAAGGTGGACACCGAGGCGCAGCCGGAGCTGGCGGCGGCCTTCGGCATCCAGTCGATTCCGACGCTGATGATCGTCCGGGACCAGGTGGCCGTGTTCGCACAGCCCGGCGCGCTGCCCGAGGAGGCGCTGACCGACGTGATCGGGCAGGCCCGGCGGCTGGACATGGACGAGGTGCGCAAGTCGGTGGCCGAGCAGCAGGCCCAGGCCGGGCAGGCGGGCACCGACGGGCAGGCGGGCTAG
- a CDS encoding TetR/AcrR family transcriptional regulator: MSAALSPSSEPRDADHPEAELLRLGALAAEDEPCLRADAARNRARLLEAAARLVAEHGAAGLTMEAVATAASVGKGTVFRRFGDRTGLLSALLDHSEKKFQAALLAGPPPLGPGAPAGARLRAFGRASLRRCMDELALQLAAEPVPERRYTSPPRRFLRGHLVLLLREAAPDADAEILSHTLMAHLDPALVHHLTAQCGMPLERLEAGWLDLVARVTRAPHEEETPAPAPAEGREERPGCSEQDGSLLPPR; the protein is encoded by the coding sequence ATGTCCGCCGCCCTGTCGCCCTCCTCCGAGCCCCGGGACGCCGACCACCCCGAGGCCGAGCTGCTGCGGCTCGGCGCCCTGGCCGCGGAGGACGAGCCCTGCCTGCGCGCCGACGCCGCGCGCAACCGCGCCCGCCTGCTGGAGGCAGCCGCCAGGCTGGTGGCCGAGCACGGCGCGGCCGGCCTCACCATGGAGGCCGTGGCCACGGCGGCCTCGGTGGGCAAGGGCACCGTCTTCCGCCGCTTCGGCGACCGCACCGGCCTGCTGTCGGCGCTCCTCGACCACTCCGAGAAGAAGTTCCAGGCCGCGCTCCTCGCCGGCCCGCCCCCGCTCGGCCCCGGGGCGCCGGCCGGGGCGCGGCTGCGGGCCTTCGGCCGCGCCTCGCTCCGCCGCTGCATGGACGAACTCGCCCTCCAGCTCGCCGCCGAGCCGGTCCCCGAGCGCCGCTACACCTCCCCGCCCCGCCGCTTCCTGCGCGGTCACCTCGTCCTGCTGCTGCGCGAGGCCGCCCCGGACGCCGACGCGGAGATCCTCTCCCACACGTTGATGGCCCACCTCGACCCGGCCCTCGTCCACCACCTCACCGCGCAGTGCGGCATGCCCCTGGAGCGGCTGGAGGCGGGCTGGCTGGATCTCGTCGCCCGGGTGACCCGCGCCCCGCACGAGGAGGAGACCCCGGCCCCCGCGCCCGCCGAGGGCCGCGAGGAGCGGCCCGGGTGCTCCGAGCAGGACGGCTCCCTCCTGCCGCCCCGCTGA
- a CDS encoding CaiB/BaiF CoA-transferase family protein, with the protein MGVQRLPLSGVTVVSLEQAVAAPYATRQLADLGARVIKVERPGEGDFARRYDTTVHGHSSYFVWLNRSKESLTLDLKDPRGREVLHRLLDDADVFVQNLAPGAAARLGLDPASVTADRPRLIPCTVSGYGTSGPWADRKAYDLLVQCQTGLVSLTGTPEHTARTGISVADIAAGMYAYSGVLTALYTRATTGTAPPVEVSLFEALAEWMGQPAYYTEHGGTQPPRLGTRHATIAPYGTYRAADGVEVLLSVQNEREWAALCADFLGRPELTGDPRFATGADRVAHRDEVDAVIAARIARSDSGDVLDALRRVGVASAGVNDVAAFLGHPVLAGRDRWRPVGVPGGATVRALLPPADLAGMPARMDPVPAVGEHTEAILTGLGHSAAEIAALRADGVV; encoded by the coding sequence ATCGGCGTGCAGCGGCTTCCCCTCTCCGGGGTCACGGTGGTCAGCCTGGAGCAGGCGGTGGCCGCGCCCTACGCCACCCGGCAGCTCGCCGACCTCGGCGCCCGTGTGATCAAGGTGGAGCGGCCGGGCGAGGGCGACTTCGCCCGCCGCTACGACACCACCGTGCACGGTCACTCCAGCTATTTCGTCTGGCTGAACCGGTCCAAGGAGTCCCTGACCCTCGACCTGAAGGACCCCCGCGGCCGGGAGGTCCTGCACCGGCTCCTCGACGACGCCGACGTCTTCGTCCAGAACCTCGCGCCCGGCGCCGCCGCCCGGCTCGGCCTCGACCCCGCCTCCGTCACCGCGGACCGCCCCCGGCTGATCCCGTGCACCGTCTCCGGATACGGCACGAGCGGGCCGTGGGCCGACCGCAAGGCGTACGACCTCCTGGTGCAGTGCCAGACCGGGCTGGTCTCGCTGACGGGCACCCCGGAGCACACCGCCCGCACCGGCATCTCCGTCGCCGACATCGCCGCCGGGATGTACGCCTACAGCGGCGTCCTCACCGCCCTCTACACCCGCGCGACCACGGGCACCGCCCCTCCCGTCGAGGTCTCCCTCTTCGAGGCCCTGGCCGAGTGGATGGGCCAGCCCGCCTACTACACCGAGCACGGCGGCACGCAGCCCCCGCGCCTGGGCACCCGGCACGCCACCATCGCGCCGTACGGCACCTACCGGGCGGCCGACGGCGTCGAAGTGCTGCTCTCCGTGCAGAACGAACGCGAATGGGCCGCCCTGTGCGCCGACTTCCTCGGCCGGCCGGAGCTGACCGGCGACCCCCGCTTCGCCACCGGCGCCGACCGGGTCGCCCACCGCGACGAGGTGGACGCCGTCATCGCCGCGCGGATCGCCCGCTCCGACAGCGGGGACGTCCTCGACGCGCTGCGGCGCGTGGGCGTGGCCTCGGCCGGGGTCAACGACGTCGCCGCCTTCCTCGGCCATCCCGTCCTGGCCGGGCGCGACCGCTGGCGTCCGGTCGGCGTGCCGGGCGGCGCCACGGTCCGGGCGCTGCTGCCGCCGGCCGACCTCGCGGGGATGCCGGCCCGGATGGACCCCGTACCGGCGGTCGGCGAGCACACGGAGGCGATCCTCACCGGGCTCGGCCACTCCGCCGCCGAGATCGCCGCGCTGCGGGCGGACGGCGTCGTCTGA
- a CDS encoding type II toxin-antitoxin system PemK/MazF family toxin, whose translation MPETSDPYENVPGRDGPAATTEADPREVGRVRTEYSPAHDGDPDPGEIVWTWVPFEENDGRGKDRPVLVVAREPAGTVLAVQLSSKRHDGDREWVPIGSGPWDRSGRDSWVDVDRVLRLHDEGMRREACALDRMRFDLVRDRLRQRYGWS comes from the coding sequence ATGCCTGAGACGTCAGACCCCTACGAGAACGTGCCCGGCCGCGACGGCCCGGCCGCCACCACCGAGGCCGACCCCCGCGAGGTGGGCCGGGTGCGCACCGAGTACTCCCCCGCGCACGACGGGGACCCCGATCCCGGCGAGATCGTCTGGACGTGGGTGCCGTTCGAGGAGAACGACGGCCGGGGCAAGGACCGGCCGGTGCTGGTCGTCGCCCGCGAGCCGGCCGGGACGGTGCTGGCCGTGCAGCTCTCCAGCAAGCGGCACGACGGCGACCGGGAGTGGGTGCCGATCGGCAGCGGCCCCTGGGACCGGTCGGGGCGCGATTCCTGGGTCGACGTGGACCGGGTGCTGCGGCTCCACGACGAGGGCATGCGGCGCGAGGCGTGCGCCCTGGACCGGATGCGGTTCGACCTGGTCCGCGACCGGCTGCGGCAGCGGTACGGCTGGAGCTGA
- a CDS encoding PPC domain-containing DNA-binding protein → MKWRQVQDGPSAVYVVVLDPGEEAVDRLTAFARDRSLGASQVTAVGAFSEAVVGWFDRAEHDYRPLPVGAQCEVLSLIGDVAVGPGGPAPHLHAVLGLSDGTTRGGHLLSGRVWPTLEVIVRDSPAELAKTHRPDLGLALIDLG, encoded by the coding sequence ATGAAGTGGCGACAGGTGCAGGACGGCCCCTCGGCCGTGTACGTCGTGGTGCTCGACCCCGGCGAGGAGGCCGTCGACCGGCTCACCGCCTTCGCGCGGGACCGGTCGCTCGGCGCCTCCCAGGTGACCGCCGTGGGCGCCTTCTCGGAGGCGGTCGTCGGCTGGTTCGACCGCGCCGAGCACGACTACCGCCCCCTGCCGGTCGGGGCGCAGTGCGAGGTGCTGTCCCTGATCGGGGACGTCGCCGTCGGCCCCGGCGGCCCCGCCCCGCACCTGCACGCCGTCCTCGGACTCTCCGACGGCACCACCCGCGGCGGCCACCTGCTCTCCGGCCGGGTCTGGCCGACCCTGGAGGTCATCGTCCGGGACAGCCCCGCCGAACTCGCCAAGACCCACCGCCCCGACCTCGGACTCGCCCTGATCGACCTCGGCTGA
- a CDS encoding NAD(P)/FAD-dependent oxidoreductase produces MTQTESNAYDVVVIGAGPVGENVADRTRAAGLSTAIVESELVGGECSYWACMPSKALLRPVITHDDARHTAGLAQAVRGPLDTAAVLAHRDEFTSHWKDDGQVAWVEGIGADLYRGRGRLAGPRAVEVTGPDGGVLTLTARHAVAVCTGSRAALPGLPGLDAVRPWTSREATSARAAPGRLIVVGGGVVAVEMATAWQALGARVTLLVRGKGLLARMEPFAGELVAAALTEAGAEIRTGTSVESVTREGGTVVAVTDAGDRIEADEILFATGRAPRTDDIGLETVGLEPGSWLPVDDSLLVDGHDWLYAVGDVNHRALLTHQGKYQARIAGAAIAARAAGDSPLESEPWGAHAATADHEAVPQVVFTDPEAAAVGLSLAEAEQAGHRVRAVDVDLSTVAGASLYRDGYTGRARMVVDLEDEIVRGVTFVGPGVGELIHSATIAVAGRVPVDRLWHAVPSYPTISEVWLRLLETYRDT; encoded by the coding sequence ATGACGCAGACGGAATCCAACGCGTACGACGTCGTCGTGATCGGCGCGGGCCCCGTGGGCGAGAACGTCGCCGACCGCACCCGCGCGGCCGGACTCTCCACCGCGATCGTGGAGAGCGAACTGGTCGGCGGCGAGTGCTCCTACTGGGCCTGCATGCCCAGCAAGGCCCTGCTGCGCCCCGTCATCACCCACGACGACGCCCGCCACACGGCCGGCCTGGCCCAGGCGGTCCGCGGCCCCCTCGACACCGCCGCGGTCCTCGCCCACCGCGACGAGTTCACCTCGCACTGGAAGGACGACGGCCAGGTCGCGTGGGTCGAGGGCATCGGCGCCGACCTGTACCGGGGGCGGGGGCGGCTCGCCGGCCCCCGCGCCGTGGAGGTCACCGGGCCCGACGGCGGGGTCCTCACCCTCACCGCCCGGCACGCGGTGGCCGTCTGCACCGGCAGCCGCGCCGCCCTGCCCGGTCTGCCCGGACTCGACGCCGTACGCCCCTGGACCAGCCGCGAGGCCACCAGCGCCCGTGCCGCGCCCGGCAGGCTGATCGTGGTCGGCGGCGGGGTCGTCGCCGTCGAGATGGCCACCGCCTGGCAGGCCCTCGGCGCCCGGGTGACGCTCCTGGTGCGGGGCAAGGGGCTCCTCGCCCGCATGGAGCCGTTCGCCGGCGAACTGGTCGCCGCGGCCCTCACCGAGGCCGGCGCCGAGATCCGCACCGGCACCTCGGTCGAGTCCGTCACCCGCGAGGGAGGCACCGTCGTCGCCGTCACCGACGCGGGCGACCGGATCGAGGCCGACGAGATCCTGTTCGCCACCGGCCGGGCCCCGCGCACCGACGACATCGGCCTGGAGACCGTCGGCCTGGAACCGGGCTCCTGGCTCCCCGTCGACGACAGCCTCCTGGTCGACGGCCACGACTGGCTCTACGCCGTCGGAGACGTCAACCACCGCGCCCTCCTCACCCACCAGGGCAAGTACCAGGCGCGGATCGCGGGCGCCGCCATCGCCGCCCGCGCCGCCGGGGACTCCCCCCTGGAGTCAGAGCCGTGGGGCGCGCACGCCGCGACCGCCGACCACGAGGCCGTGCCGCAGGTGGTCTTCACCGACCCGGAGGCGGCGGCCGTCGGCCTCTCCCTCGCCGAGGCCGAGCAGGCCGGGCACCGGGTCCGCGCCGTCGACGTGGACCTGTCCACGGTGGCCGGCGCGAGCCTGTACCGCGACGGCTACACGGGCCGGGCCCGCATGGTCGTCGACCTGGAGGACGAGATCGTCCGCGGGGTGACCTTCGTCGGACCGGGCGTCGGGGAGCTGATCCACTCCGCCACGATCGCCGTCGCCGGCCGGGTCCCCGTCGACCGCCTCTGGCACGCGGTCCCGTCCTACCCGACGATCAGCGAGGTCTGGCTGCGGCTGCTGGAGACCTACCGCGACACGTGA